In a genomic window of Erigeron canadensis isolate Cc75 chromosome 5, C_canadensis_v1, whole genome shotgun sequence:
- the LOC122599067 gene encoding probable 1-deoxy-D-xylulose-5-phosphate synthase, chloroplastic, whose amino-acid sequence MALCGFSFPGQVNHRSITSHTSLLQHCFFGTDLQHLHPSLHKSLYQVSKKTNGVRATLSERGEYHSQRPPTPLLDTINYPIHMKNLSTKELKQLADELRSDVIFNVSKTGGHLGSSLGVVELTVALHYVFNTPQDKILWDVGHQSYPHKILTGRRDRMHTIRQTDGLAGFTKRSESEHDCFGTGHSSTTISAGLGMAVGRDLKGGTNDVVAIIGDGAMTAGQAYEAMNNAGYLDSDMIVILNDNKQVSLPTANLDGPIPPVGALSSALSRLQSNRPLRELREVAKEVTKQIGGPMHEIAAKVDEYARGMISGSGSTLFEELGLYYIGPVDGHSIDDLVAILKEVKSTKTTGPVLIHVITEKGRGYPYAEKAADKYHGVGKFDPATGKQFKSSAPTQSYTTYFAEALIAEAEADKKVIGIHAAMGGGTGMNLFLRRFPTRCFDVGIAEQHAVTFAAGLACEGLKPFCAIYSSFLQRGYDQVVHDVDLQKLPVRFAMDRAGLVGADGPTHSGSFDVTFMACLPNMVVMAPSDEAELFHMVATAAAIDDRPSCFRYPRGNGIGVPLPPGNKGIPLEIGKGRIMIEGQRVALLGYGTAVQSCMAAAGLVKERGLNITVADARFCKPLDHSLIRALAKSHEVLITVEEGSIGGFGSHVAHFMALDGLLDGNLKWRPLVLPDRYIDHGAPADQLADAGLTPSHIAATVFNVIGQTREALEVMS is encoded by the exons GtaagtaaaaaaacaaatggGGTTAGAGCAACACTGTCAGAAAGAGGTGAGTATCACTCACAAAGACCACCAACTCCACTTTTGGACACTATCAATTACCCAATTCACATGAAAAATTTATCAACCAAg GAATTGAAGCAACTAGCCGATGAGCTTCGATCTGATGTGATCTTCAATGTTTCTAAAACGGGAGGCCATTTGGGTTCGAGCCTTGGCGTGGTGGAGCTCACGGTGGCTCTTCATTATGTCTTCAATACGCCACAAGATAAGATACTTTGGGACGTTGGTCATCAG TCTTACCCGCATAAAATCCTGACTGGACGAAGAGACAGAATGCATACAATTAGGCAAACTGACGGGTTGGCTGGATTCACCAAACGTTCTGAAAGTGAGCATGATTGCTTTGGCACCGGCCACAGCTCGACCACTATTTCAGCAGGGTTAG GGATGGCCGTGGGAAGGGATTTGAAGGGAGGAACAAATGATGTAGTTGCTATAATAGGTGATGGTGCTATGACTGCTGGGCAAGCGTACGAAGCAATGAACAATGCTGGTTATCTAGATTCGGATATGATAGTAATCCTTAATGATAACAAACAAGTTTCTTTACCCACTGCGAATCTTGATGGCCCTATACCTCCCGTTGGAGCTTTAAGCAGTGCGCTTAGTAGATTACAATCTAACCGGCCTCTCAGGGAACTCCGTGAAGTTGCCAAAGAAGTTACTAAACAAATTGGTGGCCCTATGCATGAAATTGCTGCTAAAGTTGATGAATATGCTCGTGGGATGATTAGTGGTTCTGGATCGACATTATTTGAAGAACTTGGTTTATATTACATTGGTCCCGTAGATGGTCATAGCATTGATGATCTTGTTGCCATTCTTAAAGAGGTTAAGAGTACTAAAACAACCGGTCCGGTCTTAATACATGTAATCACTGAGAAAGGTAGAGGATACCCATATGCCGAGAAAGCTGCCGACAAGTACCATG gCGTGGGAAAGTTTGATCCGGCAACTGGAAAGCAATTCAAGTCAAGTGCACCAACTCAGTCTTACACAACCTACTTTGCAGAGGCGTTGATTGCAGAAGCCGAAGCAGATAAAAAAGTCATCGGGATCCATGCAGCAATGGGCGGTGGTACCGGAATGAATCTATTTCTCCGGCGGTTCCCTACTCGGTGTTTCGATGTTGGAATTGCAGAACAACATGCAGTTACATTTGCTGCTGGATTGGCGTGCGAAGGGCTTAAACCATTTTGTGCAATTTACTCCTCGTTTTTGCAGAGGGGTTATGATCAGGTAGTGCATGATGTAGATTTGCAGAAACTACCTGTAAGATTTGCAATGGATCGAGCAGGACTAGTTGGGGCAGATGGTCCTACACATTCGGGATCATTTGACGTCACTTTCATGGCATGCCTCCCGAACATGGTCGTCATGGCTCCTTCTGATGAGGCCGAGCTTTTTCACATGGTGGCAACTGCTGCTGCCATTGATGACAGACCTAGTTGTTTCCGTTATCCACGAGGAAATGGGATAGGCGTGCCCCTGCCACCCGGCAACAAAGGCATTCCTCTTGAG ATTGGTAAAGGTCGAATAATGATTGAAGGGCAACGAGTAGCACTCCTAGGCTATGGAACAGCTGTTCAGAGTTGCATGGCTGCTGCTGGTTTAGTAAAGGAACGTGGTTTAAACATTACTGTTGCAGATGCTCGTTTTTGCAAACCATTAGACCACAGTCTTATCCGAGCCCTTGCAAAGTCTCATGAGGTCTTGATCACTGTTGAAGAAGGATCGATTGGAGGCTTTGGTTCTCATGTTGCTCATTTCATGGCATTAGACGGTCTTCTTGATGGAAATCTAAAG TGGAGACCACTGGTGCTTCCTGACCGTTACATTGACCATGGTGCACCTGCTGACCAGTTAGCTGATGCCGGCCTGACTCCATCGCATATAGCCGCAACTGTATTCAACGTAATTGGGCAAACAAGAGAAGCTCTGGAGGTTATGTCGTAG
- the LOC122599075 gene encoding CASP-like protein 1 has translation MASGNTTSTPPHAAVSMEVPLKTSAPPPDSSSRGSSFKKHTTVDVLLRVFLFATALVAVIVMVTAKETKMIPVTPVVSIKRDAKFSYSPAYIYFVAALSVAALHSIITGLVSILALIKPGGSSAKLQFHFVILDSLLLGIVAAATGASGGVGYIGLKGNSHTGWTKICNRYDSYCDHFKAAILLSLISAITLLLLVWLSVYVLSKKIARR, from the exons ATGGCATCCGGTAACACAACAAGTACTCCTCCGCATGCCGCTGTTAGCATGGAGGTACCGCTTAAAACGTCGGCACCGCCACCGGATTCTAGTTCACGTGGTAGTAGTTTTAAGAAGCATACAACGGTTGATGTGTTGTTGAGGGTGTTCTTGTTTGCGACGGCCTTGGTTGCGGTCATTGTTATGGTCACTGCTAAGGAAACCAAAATGATCCCAGTTACACCGGTTGTATCAATCAAACGGGACGCAAAATTCAGTTATTCCCCTGCTTACAT ATACTTTGTAGCCGCACTTTCGGTAGCTGCTTTGCATAGCATCATTACTGGTTTAGTATCGATTTTGGCGTTGATTAAGCCAGGAGGAAGCTCAGCAAAGCTACAATTTCATTTTGTGATACTCGATTCT TTGCTATTGGGCATTGTGGCAGCAGCAACAGGGGCATCAGGGGGAGTTGGATATATAGGACTCAAAGGTAACTCTCATACAGGATGGACCAAGATATGTAATAGGTACGATTCGTATTGTGACCATTTCAAGGCCGCGATTCTTCTGTCTCTCATATCCGCCATAACACTTCTACTGCTCGTTTGGCTCTCCGTTTACGTGCTTTCTAAGAAGATCGCGAGGCGATAG